The following are encoded together in the Daucus carota subsp. sativus chromosome 5, DH1 v3.0, whole genome shotgun sequence genome:
- the LOC135152802 gene encoding uncharacterized protein LOC135152802, which translates to MPPKNPRGRPATNRGDGEDPNPNIAQLVELLRQQTNTLVQQQQLLQQQMQPPQPPPAPVTTFKIFQSVKPPEFQGTQDPVEAHAWLKEIEKAFALVNVGDDQKVEYATYFLKGESNYWWESARALEATAIIPWDRFKRIFLDKYFPRYMQTQMEMKFFELKQENMTVGEYEKKFTELARFVGDYVDTEEKRAKRFQQGLKPWLRSRVAAFELTTYAEVVQKAMVIEGESGAFATDCP; encoded by the coding sequence ATGCCACCCAAGAATCCACGCGGGAGACCCGCAACAAACCGTGGGGATGGAGAAGATCCAAACCCTAACATCGCTCAACTTGTGGAACTATTGCGTCAGCAAACAAATACATTAGTGCAGCAACAACAATTGCTTCAGCAACAAATGCAACCACCTCAACCACCTCCAGCTCCTGTTACGACCTTTAAAATCTTCCAATCAGTCAAACCCCCTGAGTTTCAAGGAACTCAGGATCCCGTAGAAGCCCATGCTTGGCTCAAAGAGATAGAGAAGGCTTTCGCCTTAGTGAATGTTGGAGATGACCAAAAAGTTGAATATGCTACTTACTTTCTAAAAGGCGAGTCAAATTATTGGTGGGAATCAGCTAGAGCTTTAGAAGCTACTGCAATTATTCCATGGGATAGGTTTAAAAGGATATTCTTGGATAAGTATTTTCCTCGTTacatgcaaactcagatggaaatgaagttctttgaattgaaacAAGAGAATATGACAGTTGGGGAGTATGAAAAGAAATTTACGGAATTGGCAAGATTTGTTGGTGATTATGTTGATACAGAAGAAAAAAGGGCGAAGAGGTTtcagcaaggattgaagcccTGGTTAAGGAGTCGTGTAGCAGCTTTCGAGCTGACTACATACGCAGAAGTTGTTCAGAAAGCTATGGTAATCGAAGGAGAAAGTGGTGCGTTTGCTACAGACTGCCCATAA